In Cyanobium sp. AMD-g, one genomic interval encodes:
- a CDS encoding DUF1993 family protein — MTLSMHGAAVPPLARSLSNLSGILAKAAAHAEARGIDPAVLLQARLYPDMFPLVRQVQIATDIARRGLARLAGVESTAMDDNEASFEELIERVATTLACLKGFSAEQIDGTETKPIELTIRSETLHFSGQSFLLFFVLPNVYFHVTTTYDILRHNGVELGKRDFLGEP, encoded by the coding sequence ATGACCCTCTCGATGCACGGGGCGGCCGTTCCGCCCCTGGCCCGCAGCCTGAGCAACCTCAGCGGCATCCTGGCCAAGGCGGCCGCCCATGCCGAAGCCAGGGGCATTGATCCAGCCGTGCTGTTGCAGGCGCGCCTCTACCCCGACATGTTCCCCCTGGTGCGGCAGGTGCAGATCGCCACCGACATCGCCCGCCGCGGCCTGGCCCGGCTGGCCGGGGTGGAGAGCACGGCCATGGACGACAACGAAGCCAGCTTTGAAGAACTGATCGAACGCGTCGCAACAACCCTCGCCTGCCTGAAAGGTTTCTCCGCCGAGCAGATCGACGGCACCGAAACCAAGCCGATCGAGCTGACGATCCGCAGCGAGACACTTCACTTCAGCGGCCAGAGTTTCCTGCTGTTCTTCGTTCTGCCCAACGTCTATTTCCACGTCACCACCACCTACGACATCCTGCGCCACAACGGCGTGGAGCTGGGCAAGCGGGATTTCCTCGGCGAGCCCTGA
- a CDS encoding 2Fe-2S iron-sulfur cluster-binding protein → MSASLDGVAHSFSCRSDQTVLSAAEAAGVPLPSSCCSGVCTTCAALLRSGTVHQPDAMGVKAELQAKGYALLCVSYPRADLDLLAGQEDALYEAQFGQFQK, encoded by the coding sequence ATCAGCGCCAGCCTGGATGGCGTTGCCCACAGCTTTTCCTGCCGCAGCGACCAGACGGTGCTGAGCGCCGCTGAGGCCGCCGGCGTGCCCCTGCCCAGCTCCTGCTGCTCGGGGGTGTGCACCACCTGCGCCGCCCTGCTGCGCAGCGGCACGGTGCACCAGCCCGATGCCATGGGCGTGAAGGCCGAACTCCAGGCCAAGGGCTACGCCCTGCTCTGCGTCTCCTACCCGCGTGCCGACCTCGACCTGCTGGCCGGCCAGGAGGACGCCCTCTACGAAGCCCAGTTCGGTCAGTTCCAGAAGTGA
- a CDS encoding DUF1825 family protein, whose translation MAFFESEIVQDEAKRLFTDYQQLMQLGSEYGKFDREGKKLYIERMEEMMERYQVFMKRFELSEDFQAKLTVEQLRTQLGQFGLTPEQMFEQMTLTLERMKSQLEAAG comes from the coding sequence ATGGCTTTCTTCGAGTCCGAGATCGTCCAGGACGAGGCGAAACGGCTGTTCACCGATTACCAGCAGCTGATGCAGCTGGGCAGCGAGTACGGCAAGTTCGACCGCGAAGGCAAAAAGCTTTATATCGAAAGGATGGAGGAGATGATGGAGCGCTACCAGGTGTTCATGAAGCGCTTCGAATTGTCCGAGGACTTCCAGGCCAAGCTCACCGTTGAGCAGCTGCGCACCCAGCTCGGCCAGTTCGGCCTCACCCCGGAGCAGATGTTCGAGCAGATGACCCTCACCCTGGAGCGTATGAAGAGCCAACTGGAAGCCGCTGGCTGA
- the tyrS gene encoding tyrosine--tRNA ligase gives MGEAFPAKQAEPQALAPLPEPLARGIADLFPAGRDPDPDQRLEARLAESACQGRPLRVKLGIDPTGSDIHLGHSLLFRKLRAFQNAGHTAVLIIGDFTARIGDPTGKSSTRVQLDAAAVEANAATYLAQLGQGQPPERSLLDFDTPGRLEVRRNSEWLAGLALPQVIELLGISTVGQMLAKEDFANRYGSSTPISLHEFLYPLLQGYDSVAVAADLELGGTDQKFNVAMGRDMQRHFGQRPQFGLLLPILPGLDGVQKMSKSLGNTVGLMEDPLSMYSKLEKVPDAVVEDYLTLLTDLDTATLPSNPRERQKAMALEVTASRHGRDAALQAQADAAGLVTAGITGTGTSSGELGADSVPEASLAGLAFPLKAFYLLSALQVCASSSEGRRQIQGGGVKLDGEKLSDPNQEFSSPQELAGKVLQLGRKTFRRLVA, from the coding sequence ATGGGCGAAGCATTCCCGGCGAAGCAGGCGGAACCACAGGCCCTGGCGCCACTCCCCGAACCCCTGGCCAGGGGCATCGCCGACCTGTTCCCCGCCGGCCGGGATCCCGACCCTGACCAGCGCCTGGAGGCCCGGCTGGCGGAGTCGGCGTGCCAGGGGCGGCCGCTGCGGGTGAAGCTGGGCATCGATCCCACCGGCAGCGACATCCACCTCGGCCACAGCCTGCTGTTCCGCAAGCTGCGGGCCTTCCAGAACGCCGGCCACACGGCGGTGCTGATCATCGGCGACTTCACGGCCCGCATCGGCGATCCCACCGGCAAGAGCAGCACCCGCGTGCAGCTGGACGCGGCGGCGGTGGAGGCCAATGCCGCCACCTACCTGGCCCAGCTGGGCCAGGGCCAGCCCCCCGAGCGCTCCCTGCTCGATTTCGACACCCCCGGCCGGCTGGAGGTACGGCGTAACTCCGAGTGGCTCGCCGGCCTGGCGCTGCCGCAGGTGATCGAGCTGCTGGGCATCAGCACCGTGGGCCAGATGCTGGCCAAGGAGGACTTTGCCAACCGCTACGGCTCAAGCACCCCCATCAGCCTGCACGAGTTCCTCTATCCCCTGCTGCAGGGCTATGACTCGGTGGCCGTCGCCGCCGACCTGGAACTGGGCGGCACCGACCAGAAGTTCAACGTGGCCATGGGGCGCGACATGCAGCGCCATTTCGGCCAGCGGCCCCAGTTCGGGCTGCTGCTGCCGATCCTGCCCGGCCTCGACGGGGTGCAGAAGATGAGCAAGAGCCTGGGCAACACCGTGGGGCTGATGGAGGATCCCCTCTCGATGTATTCCAAGCTCGAGAAGGTGCCGGACGCGGTGGTGGAGGACTACCTCACCCTGCTCACCGATCTGGACACAGCGACGCTGCCCAGCAACCCCCGGGAGCGGCAGAAGGCCATGGCCCTGGAGGTCACCGCCAGCCGCCATGGCCGCGACGCCGCGCTGCAGGCCCAGGCCGATGCGGCCGGGCTGGTGACCGCCGGCATCACCGGAACAGGGACGTCATCGGGGGAATTGGGCGCGGACAGTGTGCCTGAGGCCTCCCTGGCGGGACTGGCTTTCCCGTTGAAGGCCTTTTATCTGCTCAGTGCCCTCCAGGTCTGCGCCAGCAGCAGCGAAGGGCGGCGCCAGATCCAGGGCGGCGGCGTGAAGCTGGACGGCGAGAAGCTGAGCGACCCGAACCAGGAATTCAGCAGTCCCCAGGAACTGGCCGGCAAGGTGCTGCAGCTCGGCAGGAAGACCTTCCGGCGGCTGGTGGCCTGA
- a CDS encoding flavin monoamine oxidase family protein has protein sequence MNDVVVVGAGLAGLVAARQLRRAGLSVGVIEAAPSVGGRMVRASLQVEEARKPAWVDLGGQWVGPSHSRFLALLDAHGLRRFPSPHGGETVLCFGSQRCTFSGFFQGFPEGQPPSVPSHDWDDAMEALKQFQALVASLPEGHPHHHPDAAALDRLSFQDWIDAHTHTPFAAWYFAYFCRAVGFLGPAEPDQVSLLHVAWGQRTASQGDHPEEDLIHGGAGQLPALLARELGDALVLGEPVRAIHQPEGEGAVAVITDRASHHCRAVIVAMPPALAGAIRFTPELPADRLALQEGMAMGNCTKVLIAYGRPWWREAGLSGIGIGDRPWVELCADSSDPETGLGVLAAFVVGRRRERWAALAADQRRAAVLEDLAAYFGPMALEPLAYVEKNWPEEPFVGGAFAAWMPPGLWTRSGDALLRPHGRVFWAGTEVAERWPGFFEGAVDSGERAAAAVAALLG, from the coding sequence GTGAACGATGTCGTCGTTGTCGGAGCAGGGCTGGCGGGGCTCGTTGCCGCACGGCAGCTGCGCAGGGCCGGCCTCTCGGTGGGGGTGATCGAGGCGGCGCCCTCGGTGGGGGGCCGCATGGTGCGCGCCAGCCTGCAGGTGGAGGAGGCCCGGAAGCCGGCCTGGGTCGACCTGGGCGGGCAGTGGGTGGGGCCGAGCCATTCCCGTTTCCTGGCCTTGCTTGACGCCCACGGTCTGCGCCGTTTCCCCTCCCCCCACGGCGGTGAGACCGTCCTCTGCTTCGGCTCCCAGCGCTGCACCTTCAGCGGCTTCTTCCAGGGGTTCCCGGAGGGTCAGCCGCCGTCGGTCCCCAGCCACGACTGGGACGATGCCATGGAAGCCCTGAAGCAGTTCCAGGCCCTGGTGGCGTCCCTGCCCGAGGGCCATCCCCATCACCACCCCGATGCCGCCGCCCTCGACCGGCTGAGCTTCCAGGACTGGATCGATGCCCACACCCACACCCCCTTCGCCGCCTGGTACTTCGCCTATTTCTGCCGCGCCGTCGGCTTTCTCGGCCCGGCGGAACCGGATCAGGTGTCCTTGCTGCATGTGGCCTGGGGACAGCGCACGGCGTCCCAGGGGGACCACCCCGAGGAGGATCTGATCCACGGCGGTGCCGGCCAGTTGCCGGCGTTACTGGCCAGGGAGCTGGGGGACGCCCTGGTGCTGGGCGAGCCCGTGCGGGCCATCCATCAGCCCGAGGGAGAGGGGGCTGTCGCGGTGATCACCGATCGCGCCAGCCACCACTGCCGGGCTGTGATCGTGGCCATGCCGCCGGCGCTGGCGGGCGCCATCCGCTTCACGCCGGAATTGCCGGCCGACCGGCTCGCCCTGCAGGAGGGGATGGCCATGGGGAACTGCACCAAGGTGCTGATCGCCTATGGGCGGCCCTGGTGGCGTGAGGCGGGGCTCTCCGGCATCGGCATCGGCGACCGTCCCTGGGTCGAGTTGTGCGCCGACAGCTCCGATCCGGAAACGGGTCTGGGGGTGCTGGCCGCCTTCGTGGTGGGTCGCCGCCGGGAGCGCTGGGCTGCCCTGGCAGCGGACCAGCGACGGGCCGCGGTCCTGGAGGATCTGGCCGCCTACTTCGGCCCGATGGCCCTGGAACCGCTGGCGTACGTGGAGAAGAACTGGCCCGAGGAACCCTTCGTCGGCGGCGCCTTCGCCGCCTGGATGCCCCCTGGCCTGTGGACCCGCAGCGGCGACGCCCTGCTGCGGCCCCACGGCCGGGTGTTCTGGGCCGGCACCGAGGTGGCGGAACGCTGGCCTGGTTTCTTCGAGGGTGCCGTGGACAGTGGCGAGAGGGCGGCGGCCGCCGTGGCCGCCCTGCTGGGCTGA
- a CDS encoding peroxiredoxin: MAAIEKVPSVVFKTRVRDESVGGPNPFRWQDLTTDDIFKGKKVVVFSLPGAFTPTCSSNHLPRYEALYEEFKAQGVDSIVCVSVNDAFVMFQWGKQVGADKVFLLPDGNGEFSRKMGMLVEKGNLGFGARSWRYSMLVNDGTIEKMFVEPGLEDNCPTDPFECSDADTMLAYLKGTAPAGVCAPSREFVG, translated from the coding sequence ATGGCTGCCATCGAAAAGGTCCCCAGCGTCGTCTTCAAGACCCGTGTGCGCGATGAGTCCGTGGGAGGCCCCAACCCCTTCCGCTGGCAGGACCTGACCACCGACGACATCTTCAAAGGCAAGAAGGTCGTGGTCTTCTCCCTCCCCGGTGCCTTCACCCCCACCTGCTCCTCCAACCACCTGCCCCGTTACGAGGCCCTTTATGAGGAGTTCAAAGCCCAGGGTGTGGACAGCATCGTCTGCGTGTCTGTCAACGACGCCTTCGTGATGTTCCAGTGGGGCAAGCAGGTGGGCGCCGACAAGGTGTTCCTGCTCCCCGACGGCAACGGTGAGTTCAGCCGCAAGATGGGCATGCTCGTTGAGAAGGGCAACCTGGGCTTCGGTGCGCGTTCCTGGCGCTACTCGATGCTCGTCAACGACGGCACGATCGAGAAGATGTTCGTGGAGCCCGGGCTCGAAGACAACTGCCCCACCGACCCCTTCGAGTGCTCAGATGCCGACACCATGCTGGCCTACCTGAAGGGCACCGCCCCCGCCGGCGTCTGTGCCCCCAGCCGCGAGTTCGTCGGCTGA
- a CDS encoding TIGR02466 family protein, producing MAAPASLAIQPLFPMALGRVQLAPDPLDTALWLQRALALREQAPSEEGVAWTGDVRGAGELHRDPLFAPLIARLAGHAWQYLEALGFDRRRVALHVQRSWPVLSDAGEQVGRHHHPNAHLSAVYYLNGDGRGRSGCLRLFAPRQVNELVPGLALGQDGPIDAAAALNQPWHDVAPRAGLLLLFPSSVDHAVLPNDDPDDTRFSLSIDFVLTAPEMAGHPGEYLAPHPGRWLVIGEDGKASGA from the coding sequence ATGGCCGCCCCCGCCAGCCTTGCGATCCAGCCCCTGTTCCCGATGGCCCTGGGCCGGGTGCAGCTGGCGCCCGATCCGCTCGACACTGCCCTGTGGCTGCAAAGGGCCCTGGCCCTGCGTGAGCAGGCCCCCAGCGAGGAGGGTGTGGCCTGGACCGGGGATGTGCGTGGTGCCGGCGAGCTGCACCGTGACCCCCTGTTCGCCCCCCTGATCGCCCGCCTGGCAGGCCATGCCTGGCAGTACCTGGAGGCGTTGGGGTTTGATCGCCGGCGCGTGGCGTTGCATGTGCAGCGCAGCTGGCCGGTGCTCAGCGACGCCGGTGAGCAGGTGGGGCGCCATCACCACCCCAATGCCCACCTCAGCGCCGTCTACTATCTCAACGGCGATGGCCGTGGCCGCAGCGGTTGCCTGCGTCTGTTCGCCCCCCGGCAGGTGAATGAGCTGGTGCCGGGCCTGGCGCTGGGCCAGGACGGCCCGATCGACGCCGCGGCGGCCCTCAACCAGCCCTGGCACGACGTGGCGCCCCGGGCCGGCCTGCTGCTGCTGTTCCCCTCCTCGGTCGACCATGCGGTGCTGCCCAACGACGACCCCGACGACACCCGCTTCTCGCTCAGCATCGACTTCGTTCTCACGGCCCCTGAGATGGCGGGCCACCCGGGGGAGTACCTCGCCCCCCATCCCGGCCGCTGGCTGGTGATCGGGGAGGATGGCAAGGCGTCGGGAGCCTGA
- a CDS encoding DUF3326 domain-containing protein: MSASAPPLPTLLVIPTGVGCAVGGFAGDGLPAARLLAAASGCLITHPNVMNAASLYWSDRRLHYVEGWSLDRFAAGELALAPVPSQRVGVLLDAGIEAELLLRHRQVIEACRASLGLTIGPVLSSDVPLEVSLSIGPSGSSWGTLGRADALLRGGEALLAAGATAIAVVARFPEEPGSDALAAYRHGIGVDALAGAEAVISHLLVRHLVVPCAHAPALAPLPSDPGLDPRAAAEELGHTFLPCVLVGLSRAPSLRPEPASGNGLLHGADVGAVVAPAGALGGEAVLACAERGVPVIAVEGNPCLLQVGGEALGLPVIPAATYAEAAGIVLALREGLDPVVLRRPLPQTVGQG, translated from the coding sequence TTGAGCGCGTCAGCCCCGCCCCTGCCCACCCTGCTGGTGATCCCCACCGGGGTGGGATGCGCCGTGGGCGGCTTCGCCGGCGACGGCCTGCCGGCGGCCCGGCTGCTGGCGGCGGCCAGCGGCTGCCTGATCACCCACCCCAACGTGATGAACGCCGCCTCCCTCTACTGGAGCGACCGGCGCCTGCATTATGTGGAGGGCTGGAGCCTGGACCGCTTCGCCGCCGGCGAGCTGGCCCTGGCGCCGGTGCCCAGTCAGCGGGTGGGGGTGCTGCTGGATGCGGGCATCGAAGCGGAGCTGCTGCTGCGCCACCGCCAGGTGATTGAGGCCTGCCGCGCCAGCCTGGGGCTGACGATCGGCCCGGTGCTGAGCAGCGACGTGCCCCTGGAGGTGAGCCTGTCGATCGGGCCCAGCGGCAGCAGCTGGGGCACCCTGGGCCGGGCGGATGCGCTGCTGCGGGGCGGTGAAGCGCTGCTGGCCGCCGGGGCCACGGCCATCGCCGTGGTGGCCCGCTTCCCTGAGGAGCCCGGCAGCGATGCCCTGGCGGCCTACCGCCACGGCATCGGGGTGGACGCCCTGGCCGGGGCGGAGGCGGTGATCAGCCACCTGCTGGTGCGCCATCTTGTGGTGCCCTGCGCCCATGCTCCCGCCCTGGCGCCCCTGCCGTCCGACCCCGGGCTGGATCCGCGGGCGGCGGCCGAGGAGCTGGGCCACACCTTCCTGCCCTGTGTGCTGGTGGGCCTGAGCCGGGCCCCTTCCCTGCGGCCCGAGCCGGCCAGCGGCAACGGGCTGCTGCACGGCGCCGATGTGGGGGCGGTGGTGGCCCCGGCCGGAGCCCTGGGGGGTGAGGCGGTGCTGGCCTGCGCCGAGCGGGGCGTGCCCGTGATCGCCGTGGAAGGCAATCCGTGTCTGTTGCAGGTCGGCGGTGAGGCCCTGGGGCTGCCGGTGATCCCGGCCGCCACCTATGCCGAGGCGGCCGGGATCGTTCTGGCCCTGCGCGAGGGCCTGGACCCGGTGGTCCTGCGGCGCCCCCTGCCCCAGACCGTGGGCCAGGGCTGA
- a CDS encoding response regulator transcription factor, which produces MDLTPLLPQVRDDVSQGQVLLKGVRLVLCLGSRAQVALLMGTPARILAAATTAVEGLALVRQHQPSLLLVSDRLEEGCGVDLVVQVKRRHPEVRTLLVVSQEHQLALIQSALRAGCDAIVPESRLLHGSGLQALHTVIGGGMYLDRSLTGAFRAGQEPGAGHERLSARERQVLDRVVRGLSNPEIAGELMVSVDTVKTHVRNVLLKLRVSGRIQAVVTGLRLGLVEWPRPGSTR; this is translated from the coding sequence GTGGACCTCACCCCCCTGCTGCCCCAGGTGCGTGACGACGTCAGCCAGGGACAGGTTCTGCTGAAGGGCGTCCGGTTGGTGCTCTGCCTGGGCAGCCGGGCCCAGGTGGCCCTGCTGATGGGCACCCCCGCCCGGATCCTGGCTGCCGCCACCACCGCCGTCGAGGGCCTGGCCCTGGTGCGCCAGCACCAACCCAGCCTGCTCCTGGTCAGCGACCGCTTGGAGGAAGGCTGTGGCGTCGACCTGGTGGTGCAGGTCAAGCGCCGCCATCCCGAGGTCCGCACCCTGCTGGTGGTATCCCAGGAGCACCAGCTGGCCTTGATCCAGTCGGCCCTGCGCGCGGGTTGCGATGCCATCGTGCCGGAGTCGCGTCTGTTGCACGGCTCCGGTCTGCAGGCCCTGCACACCGTCATCGGTGGCGGGATGTACCTGGACCGTTCCCTGACCGGCGCCTTCCGCGCCGGCCAGGAGCCCGGCGCCGGGCACGAGCGGCTCAGTGCCCGTGAACGGCAGGTGCTCGACCGGGTGGTGCGGGGCCTGAGCAATCCCGAGATCGCCGGGGAGCTGATGGTGTCGGTCGACACGGTGAAGACCCACGTGCGCAATGTGCTGCTCAAGCTGCGGGTCAGCGGTCGCATCCAGGCGGTGGTCACCGGTCTGCGGCTGGGCCTGGTCGAGTGGCCCCGACCCGGAAGCACCCGCTAG
- a CDS encoding bifunctional diguanylate cyclase/phosphodiesterase has product MVELDSDHRIVWVSESIETRLGWRPDVLLGQRAIDLVHRNDRNQVLRAGLRLAGPGSFREDLRILCADGGWRWMVGTAHPLPGEDAGGLVLSFRDIHDQVRIRAELDHSRQLDAISGLAVRSVALDRIRSALDGLEGTDSTLAVLSIGIDGLTQVNDALTHAGGDKLIALLAARIVRAIGRPEQVGRGTGDEFIVLLSDPDAAAAATLTAERILRACRAPVSIGGQPIDPTVSIGIATARAGARPDELLRDASLAMRQAKGRSRNGFALLDDALATEAHNLLLFAAEIQRGLVMGEFAAWFMPIVAFDTGQVSGYEALARWVRPDGVEVSPAEFLPCAECRGLIVRIDLLVLRQALAALSRLPPTVTMAVNVSAATLALPDYPLLVDEALRAAGVLPERLHLEVTETALLTVTDRIGEQIQQLASSGVRWYVDDFGTGYSSISHLRDLPIAGLKLDRSFTCAMRAKDTKSLRLAQALVGVAEGLELDTVAEGVETIEEARLLTSQGWLHGQGWLYGKAAPLQLETTGPLPF; this is encoded by the coding sequence GTGGTCGAACTGGATAGCGATCACCGCATCGTCTGGGTCTCCGAGTCGATCGAAACGCGGCTGGGCTGGCGGCCTGACGTCCTGCTGGGCCAGCGGGCCATCGACCTTGTGCACCGGAACGACCGGAACCAGGTCCTGCGCGCCGGTCTCCGGCTTGCAGGACCGGGATCGTTCCGCGAAGACCTGCGGATCCTCTGCGCCGACGGCGGTTGGCGCTGGATGGTGGGCACCGCCCATCCCCTGCCGGGGGAGGACGCCGGCGGCCTGGTGCTGTCGTTCCGCGACATCCACGACCAGGTGCGGATCCGCGCCGAACTGGACCACAGCCGCCAGCTCGACGCCATCAGTGGCCTGGCGGTCCGCTCTGTGGCCCTGGATCGGATCCGGAGCGCCCTTGATGGCCTGGAGGGCACCGATTCGACGCTCGCGGTGCTCAGCATCGGCATCGATGGCCTCACCCAGGTCAACGATGCCCTCACCCATGCCGGTGGCGACAAGCTGATCGCGTTGCTGGCGGCGCGGATCGTCAGGGCGATCGGCCGTCCCGAGCAAGTGGGCCGCGGCACCGGCGATGAATTCATCGTGCTGCTGAGTGATCCGGATGCCGCAGCTGCGGCCACCCTCACGGCCGAGCGGATCCTGCGGGCCTGTCGTGCGCCGGTGAGCATCGGTGGCCAGCCCATCGACCCCACGGTGAGCATCGGCATCGCCACGGCCCGGGCTGGCGCACGTCCCGATGAACTGCTGCGGGACGCCAGCCTCGCCATGCGGCAGGCCAAGGGCCGGAGCCGCAATGGTTTTGCCCTGCTCGACGACGCCCTGGCCACCGAAGCCCACAACCTGCTGCTGTTTGCGGCCGAGATCCAGCGGGGGCTGGTGATGGGGGAGTTCGCCGCCTGGTTCATGCCGATCGTGGCGTTCGATACCGGCCAGGTCAGCGGTTACGAGGCCCTGGCCCGCTGGGTGCGGCCCGATGGCGTCGAGGTGTCACCGGCCGAGTTCCTTCCCTGTGCCGAGTGCCGTGGCCTGATCGTCCGCATCGACTTGCTGGTGCTGCGCCAGGCCCTGGCGGCGCTCTCCAGGCTGCCCCCCACGGTCACCATGGCGGTGAACGTGTCGGCGGCCACCCTCGCCCTGCCCGATTACCCCCTGCTGGTTGACGAAGCCCTGCGGGCCGCTGGGGTGCTCCCGGAGCGTTTGCATCTGGAGGTCACCGAGACGGCCCTGCTCACCGTGACCGACCGCATCGGCGAGCAGATCCAGCAGCTGGCCTCCAGCGGCGTCCGTTGGTATGTGGATGATTTCGGCACCGGCTATTCCTCGATCAGCCATCTGCGCGATCTGCCCATCGCCGGGCTGAAGCTGGATCGCTCCTTCACCTGTGCGATGCGCGCCAAGGACACCAAGAGCCTGCGGCTGGCCCAGGCGCTGGTGGGGGTGGCTGAAGGGCTGGAGCTGGACACCGTGGCCGAAGGGGTCGAAACCATCGAGGAGGCCCGTCTGCTCACCTCCCAGGGTTGGCTGCACGGTCAGGGCTGGCTCTACGGCAAGGCGGCCCCCCTGCAGCTGGAGACGACTGGCCCGCTTCCGTTCTGA
- the pyrF gene encoding orotidine-5'-phosphate decarboxylase: MAGTEGSTVTSDPAERIILALDRSTAEEALALAMAIPELRWVKVGLELFTAAGPGVVRELRQRGLRVFLDLKFHDIPATMAGACRSAARLGAELITVHACAGGEALAAAQAAAVEGAASEGLVAPTLLAVTVLTSWDPDRFRQELAIATPLAAYATQLAAMAAAAGLTGAVCSPWEVAGLRAAHPRPFTLVTPGIRPTGSAAADQKRVMAPAAAVTAGASQLVIGRPISAAIDPAAAFAACCAELHDAPG, translated from the coding sequence ATGGCGGGCACTGAGGGCAGCACGGTGACGTCCGACCCCGCCGAGCGAATCATCCTGGCCCTCGACCGCAGCACGGCCGAAGAGGCGCTGGCACTGGCGATGGCCATTCCTGAGCTGCGCTGGGTGAAGGTGGGCCTGGAGCTGTTCACGGCCGCCGGGCCAGGTGTGGTGCGGGAGCTGCGGCAGCGGGGTCTGCGGGTGTTCCTGGACCTGAAGTTCCACGACATCCCCGCCACGATGGCCGGCGCGTGCCGCAGTGCCGCCCGCCTGGGGGCCGAACTGATCACGGTGCACGCCTGCGCCGGGGGTGAGGCCCTGGCCGCCGCCCAGGCCGCGGCCGTGGAGGGGGCCGCCAGTGAAGGCCTGGTTGCCCCCACCCTGCTGGCGGTGACCGTGCTGACCAGCTGGGATCCCGACCGCTTCCGGCAGGAACTGGCCATCGCAACACCCCTGGCCGCCTACGCGACCCAGCTGGCGGCGATGGCTGCGGCGGCGGGACTCACCGGAGCGGTGTGCTCCCCCTGGGAGGTGGCGGGACTGCGGGCCGCCCATCCCCGACCCTTCACCCTGGTGACCCCCGGCATCCGCCCCACCGGCAGCGCCGCAGCCGATCAGAAGCGGGTGATGGCACCGGCGGCGGCGGTGACGGCGGGTGCCAGCCAGCTGGTGATCGGTCGGCCGATCAGCGCCGCCATCGATCCGGCGGCGGCCTTTGCGGCCTGTTGCGCCGAGCTCCACGACGCGCCGGGCTGA